A single window of Nicotiana sylvestris chromosome 3, ASM39365v2, whole genome shotgun sequence DNA harbors:
- the LOC138887309 gene encoding uncharacterized protein — MGTPDVGTTHEGEDLFCGCFTGVEEASDLGNASNIFDEAHRLLSQALTLHREGFSKSRAEPDQCEADLKKLTEERDALKLLIEQKEEEVKGLRDELVTTHKGQTNLIEQVQQKAEKIEQLREEAKMKEAETLGWKQNMDRLTSEKNIAWAQLSTAEHQLQSMKEESLARAKKIEELEVRLAVELAKAASQVERVKDDVEVVVTIYRADAEATHARAKEISYASQVQSFCVVEYANCQSLRETLEEIHARGFDLTIDIENAKVLEAEAKAFLSDDDDFGSARRSESGEDEYESPRED, encoded by the exons ATGGGGACCCCCGATGTGGGAACAACCCACGAAGGGGAAGACCTTTTTTGTGGTTGCTTCACGGGGGTCGAAGAGGCTTCCGATCTGGGTAATGCATCGAATATCTTTGACGAAGCCCATCGACTTCTGAGCCAG GCTTTGACGCTTCACCGGGAAGGGTTTTCTAAATCTCGGGCAGAGCCTGACCAGTGTGAGGCTGATCTCAAAAAGCTTACGGAGGAGAGAGATGCCCTAAAACTCCTTATTGAGCAAAAGGAAGAGGAGGTCAAGGGCCTTAGAGATGAATTGGTAACAACTCATAAAGGGCAAACTAACTTGATTGAGCAG GTTCAGCAGAAGGCCGAAAAGATCGAGCAACTTCGTGAGGAGGCCAAGATGAAGGAGGCAGAGACCTTGGGGTGGAAACAAAACATGGACCGCCTTACCTCAGAGAAAAACATTGCTTGGGCCCAGCTATCTACGGCCGAACATCAACTCCAAAGCATGAAGGAGGAGAGCTTGGCCCgagccaagaaaattgaggagctcgAGGTTCGGTTGGCTGTTGAGCTTGCGAAGGCCGCATCTCAAGTAGAAAGAGTAAAGGATGATGTGGAGGTGGTCGTGACCATCTACCGAGCTGATGCTGAAGCCACTCATGCCCGAGCAAAGGAAATTTCTTATGCTTCTCAGGTTCAATCATTCTGCGTTGTCGAGTATGCCAATTGTCAGTCTCTGAGAGAGACTCTCGAAGAAATTCATGCTCGTGGTTTTGACCTTACTATCGATATCGAGAACGCGAAAGTGCTAGAGGCCGAAGCCAAAGCTTTTCTCTCTGATGATGATGACTTCGGGAGCGCAAGAAGATCCGAGAGTGGAGAAGACGAATATGAATCTCCCAGGGAAGATTAG